A single region of the Ptychodera flava strain L36383 chromosome 9, AS_Pfla_20210202, whole genome shotgun sequence genome encodes:
- the LOC139140316 gene encoding transmembrane protein 106B-like isoform X2, with translation MTSINSKNYRTFNNVNGQKPSSPSDPAIVKMTRDDSGVISGSSASSDPEFRYEELHDGLTCLTCQGTGRIPRGQEDALVALIPYSDKRLKPRRTTLYVSIAIFTSLLAAGLLLFFLFPREVTVSLDRVETLAVSLNKSTGHESLWLNFKNTFNITNTNFVSATLNTITMQALYRNTIRGTSVSALGSAVLPRKSAQDTHHWMKKAKVSSLMYYVYEDHDVLELIQMCDCHLLFIKIAKDECLTCLMPCL, from the exons ATGACTTCAATTAACTCGAAGAATTATCgtactttcaacaatgttaacGGTCAGAAGCCTAGTTCACCATCGGACCCTGCAATTGTCAAAATGACACGAGACGACTCCGGTGTGATTTCGGGCAGCAGCGCATCATCAGATCCAGAGTTTCGCTACGAAGAACTTCACGATGGACTGACATGCCTGACGTGTCAGGGAACGGGACGGATTCCTAGAG GACAGGAAGATGCACTGGTAGCCTTGATTCCGTACAGTGATAAAAGACTAAAACCAAGGAGAAC GACATTGTATGTGAGCATAGCTATTTTCACAAGTCTACTGGCAGCAGGTCTGCTTTTATTTTTCCTCTTTCCTCGAGAAGTGACAGTGTCCTTGGACAGAGTGGAGACGTTGGCTGTGTCACTTAATAAATCAACAGGCCATGAGTCTCTGTGGCTGAATTTCAAG AATACATTCAATATCACGAATACAAACTTCGTATCGGCAACACTGAACACAATTACAATGCAGGCGTTGTATCGCAACACCATACGAGGGACATCAGTTTCAGCACTTGGGAGTGCAGTGCTGCCGAGAAAATCAGCCCAG GATACCCATCACTGGATGAAAAAGGCCAAAGTTTCAAGCCTAATGTATTATGTATATGAAGACCATGATGTATTGGAGTTGATTCAGATGTGTGACTGTCATCTGCTCTTTATTAAGATTGCTAAGGATGAGTGCTTGACATGCCTAATGCCATGcctttaa
- the LOC139140316 gene encoding transmembrane protein 106B-like isoform X1 codes for MTSINSKNYRTFNNVNGQKPSSPSDPAIVKMTRDDSGVISGSSASSDPEFRYEELHDGLTCLTCQGTGRIPRGQEDALVALIPYSDKRLKPRRTTLYVSIAIFTSLLAAGLLLFFLFPREVTVSLDRVETLAVSLNKSTGHESLWLNFKNTFNITNTNFVSATLNTITMQALYRNTIRGTSVSALGSAVLPRKSAQVSTELNVTFTGPDAVVVAIVCDPNRQISHNLYFKFQITLNSTFLSHSEESTITADLFAPCVIKKD; via the exons ATGACTTCAATTAACTCGAAGAATTATCgtactttcaacaatgttaacGGTCAGAAGCCTAGTTCACCATCGGACCCTGCAATTGTCAAAATGACACGAGACGACTCCGGTGTGATTTCGGGCAGCAGCGCATCATCAGATCCAGAGTTTCGCTACGAAGAACTTCACGATGGACTGACATGCCTGACGTGTCAGGGAACGGGACGGATTCCTAGAG GACAGGAAGATGCACTGGTAGCCTTGATTCCGTACAGTGATAAAAGACTAAAACCAAGGAGAAC GACATTGTATGTGAGCATAGCTATTTTCACAAGTCTACTGGCAGCAGGTCTGCTTTTATTTTTCCTCTTTCCTCGAGAAGTGACAGTGTCCTTGGACAGAGTGGAGACGTTGGCTGTGTCACTTAATAAATCAACAGGCCATGAGTCTCTGTGGCTGAATTTCAAG AATACATTCAATATCACGAATACAAACTTCGTATCGGCAACACTGAACACAATTACAATGCAGGCGTTGTATCGCAACACCATACGAGGGACATCAGTTTCAGCACTTGGGAGTGCAGTGCTGCCGAGAAAATCAGCCCAG GTGTCGACGGAACTCAATGTGACTTTTACTGGACCTGATGCCGTTGTAGTGGC TATTGTTTGTGATCCAAACAGACAGATATCTCACAATCTTTACTTCAAGTTTCA aatCACATTAAACTCCACATTTCTGTCACATTCTGAGGAGTCCACCATCACAGCGGATCTTTTCGCACCGTGTGTGATCAAGAAGGACTGA